The nucleotide sequence AGGGTTAACTATGATAAAAAAGTGCAATTAGAAGCTGGTTTTAATATTCAAACTAGCAAATTTGACACAGCAGTAGAAAATATTGAAGGCTTACCAGCGTTACGCGAATTTTTACGAACACCTAATGAATACGGTTTTGCTATGTTGAGTTTTACACCTAATCAAAAATTTAGTACAACTTTAAATTATGTGTATACTGGAACCATGAAAATTGCGCACTTTGCTGGAGCTCCAGAACAAACTGTAGATACATATTCAACCTCTAAGGTGTTTTCAGAATTAGGTTTTAAATCTAGTTATAACTTCGAGTTAAAGAATCTAAATTCTAGTTTAGAGATTTTTGGAGGTGTGAAAAACATCTTTGATGCCTATCAAAACGATTTTGATAGCGGTAAAAACAGAGACAGTAATTATGTATATGGTCCTGGAAGCCCTAGAACTGTTTTTGTTGGGCTTAAAATAAAATCGCTTTAATATCTTCTCTTTTTACTACTTTTTATAAGCTTCTTGCATTTGCCTAAACTTTCTTAAATGTTTTGTTTTAGTTTAACGAATAACGTTCAATAATGCAGTTGGTCTAAAAACAAGTGGCTTAGTTGAAAGATTTTATTTTATTAGCGACTATAATGCCCTTAATTTAATTTTATGGAACTAATTGAATACTTAAACGGAAAAGGCGGAATAATGATTCTTGGCCTATTTGTAATTGTAGCTCTTGCATACAGAAAATATAAAGAAAAACGTTATTTTAAATACATAGATAAACGAATAGAAGAAAAAAAAGAGAAATCGTGCTAAATTAAAACCTTCTCTCCTTCTGCAACTGCTCATACGCTTCTTGCACTTGCCTAAATTTTTCTTCAGCACCTTTTTGGTGTTCTTCTCCTAAATGAATGACACGATCTGGATGATATTTCTTTGCCATTTTTCGATAGGCTTTTTTAATCTCATCAACGGTTGCTGATTTATCTATCTCCAAAATTTTATATGCATTTTCAGTAATGTTAAAGAACATCGCTTTAATACTTTCAAAATCTTTTGAGCTAATTCCTAAATATCCAGAAATGGTATAAATCTGTCTAATTTCGTTTTCAGTAACATGCGTATCTGCTTTGGCAATTCCAAATAAAAAATGAAGGAGTTGCAAACGAGATGGATGATCCATCATTTGCCGTATTTGTGTACAAACTTGTCGAGTAGATATTTCTTGTTTACTAATATTCTTAAACAATCTAAAAGCATTATTTGCACGCTCCTTTCCATACATGCTCGTAAATTGCTGACGCACAAAATCTAGCTCACGTTGGTCTTGATGGTCATCAGCCTTTATAATAATAGAAGCTAACACTAATAAACTCACCTCAAAATCACCAGATTGCGTTTGAGGTCTTCGTTGTGGTCTTGTTCTATAAGTTCTTTGCGAACTAGACTGTCTTTCTCCCAACAGTGGGCTGGATTTGTTGCCAGCTAAACCATCAACGATGCTTCCTAAAGCCAATCCTATTATCGCTCCTATTGGGCCTCCAAACGACCAACCCAAAGAAGCTCCAATCCATTTTGATACACTCATTTAAGGTATAAGTTTTATTTATCGTCAAATATACTATTTGTTAGTAGATTGCTTGAGGATTTTGTTACACAATTGGTATCTTTGCAATCTAAATTAATAATTCTTAAAATTAAAAATATGTATCCAGCAGAATTAGTAAAACCAATGCGTGAAGACTTAACTAACGTAGGTTTTGAAGAATTGCATACAGTTGAAGCGGTTGAAAGTGCCTTAACCAAAGAAGGAACAACCTTAGTTGTTGTAAATTCTGTTTGTGGTTGTGCCGCAGCTAATGCACGTCCAGGAGCTAGACAAAGCTTACAAAATGCGAAAAGACCAGACCATTTAGTAACAGTTTTTGCAGGTGTAGATAGAGAGGCAACTGATAAAGCGCGTGAATTTATGATTCCGTTTCCTCCAAGCTCTCCTTGTATGGCATTGTTTAAAGATGGTGAATTAGTGCATATGTTAGAACGTCATCATATTGAAGGTCGTCCAGCTGAAATGATTGCTGAGAATCTTGTTGATGCTTACAATTCGCATTGCTAGAAAAATACGTCGTTTCAAACAAAGTGAAGTAGTCTTACATTAATAAACAGAATGTCTCGTTTTATTCGCAATGACGATTAAAAAATTAAACCACGAATGTTTCGTGGTTTTTTTATATTTTTTACGCAACTTATTGAGTGTTAACTCATCTTAAAACAAACACATGTTATGAAAAATTTGAAATTTGTTTTTATGCTTTTATCTTTTTCTTTCTTATTTGTGGCAACACAATGTGATGAAGATAATCCTCCTTTAACTTACGAAGAAGAAAGAGCTGAGTTAGATATTTACAAACACAAAATTGAAGGTTTAGCAGCTGCATCTATTTGCAACGAAGATACCGATTGCTTATTTATTGGTTTTGGGAGTAAGCCTTGTGGTGGTCCTTTAACCTATTTAATATATACAAGTTCAATAGATATTGACCAATTGCTACTTTGGGTTGAGGATTATAATCAGCTAGAGCAAGAACTTAACGAAGAATGGGGAATTGTTTCGGATTGTTCTGTTGTTAACCCTCCTTCGGGATTTGAATGTATTGATAACACATGTAATCCAATTTTTTAAAGGTCTTTTCTTTTGTTTTTACTACTTTTGAATGCCTTTTTAGCATTTAAAAATGATTAAACTCCTAGCATACCCTTTGACGCTTATCTATGCGTTTTTCTTTTTTTTGACACTAATAGTTTTTCATCCTATACAATGGTTTGCTTTTAATGTTCTAGGTTACCAAGCGCATAAACGAGTAGTAATTTGTTTACAGTTTTGGCTAATGCGTTGTTTAAACATTTTAGGAACTCGCTTTACATTCGCTAACCCTTATAAGATTGAATCTAATCAACCTTTAATCATTGTTGCTAACCATCAAAGTATGTATGATATATCACCTTTAATGTGGTATATGCGAAAATACCATCCAAAGTTTATAAGCAAGAAAGAATTAGGTAAAGGCATACCAAGTGTGTCCTATAATTTACGTCATGGTGGTTCGGTTTTAATTGATCGTAAAAAACCATTTGAATCTATAACAGCAATTGAAAATTTCGCAAAGCGTGTTGAAAAAAACAATTGGTCATCTGTAATTTTTCCTGAAGGAACGAGAAGCAAAACAGGTAAACCAAGACCATTCAAAACTAAGGGGTTAGCCACACTTTTTAATAATATGCCAAATGCTTTAGTTGTTCCAATTTCAATTAACAACTCTTGGAAAATGCTACGTTATGGTAAATTTCCTATGGGATTAGGAGCGCATATCACCTTCAAGGTACATCAACCTCTTCGTGTAAGTGATTTTGAACATGATGAATTAATAAACCTAATTGAACAAACTATCATAAAAGACATCCATTATGACAAATAACGAAGCCGTTATAAAAGCAACTAAAGATTATGTAAGAACTACTTTAAAAAATGCTGAAGGTGGCCACGATTGGTTTCACACTTTGAGAGTATATAACAACTCTTTACTAATTTCTAAAGGAGAAAACGTGGATACTTTAGTAGTAGCATTAGGTGCTTTATTACATGATATAGCCGATAGTAAATTTTATAATGGCGATGATACTATTGGTCCAAAAATGGCTCGCGAATTTTTGTTCAAACACAATGTTGACAGTTTAGTAATGGAACATGTGATTAAAATAATTGAAAATATTTCGTTTAACAAGTCATTGGAAAAAGGTGATAAATTTACCTCTCCAGAACTAGATGTTATTCAAGATGCAGATAGATTAGATGCTATTGGAGCTATTGGTATTGCTCGTTGTTTTAATTATGGAGGTTTTAAAAATAGAAAGATATTCGACCCTTCTATAAAACCAAACATGAAGATGACCAAGGAGGAATATAAGAAGTCAACGGCTCCTACCATTAATCATTTTTACGAAAAATTACTCCTGCTTTCTGATAAAATGAACACTAAAACTGGTAAGCGAATCGCAAAACAGCGTCATCAATTTATGGAACTATACTTGGATCAGTTTTATGCAGAATGGGATGGAACACGATAAGTTTACTTTTAAAATAGTAGAAGGCATTCCTTCCAAAAAGCTTCTTCAAGAAATATTGATAGTTTACAAATCGATATTTGAGGATTACAAATTAGATTTCTTTAAAGAACGAATTCATAAAAAAGAAGACATTTTGATGATTCTTTGTTATCAACAAAAGCAACTCTTAGGTTTTAAAATTGGATATCGATATAATGACATTACTTTTTACAGTTGGGTTGGAGGCGTTTTACCTGAAAACAGGGAAAATGGTATTGCAAAACAACTTGCACAATTGCAAGAACAAAAAGCTATAGAAAAAGGGTATCAAACATTGAGAACAAAATCAATGAATCGTTTTAAACCTATGATGATTTTAAATCTTAAAAATGGTTTTGATATCACAAACATTTACACAAATGAAGTAGGCCAAACTAAGATAGTGTTTGAAAAAACCCTGTGATGTCACTTCGAGTGAAATTCTAAAAGAATTTTGTATCAAGAAGTCTGAGGCTTTTCCAATTTTCTTGTTTTCGATACATCAAATAAAAATTTGACATTCAAACTGACACAAATTTGATTTACTAAAACAGCTTCATCTGTCCAACTTTATATGGTTCATGAAGTTCTGTATTTAATCTAGGCATTCGCTTTCCTTTAAAATACTTATGTCTTGCTAAATGCACCAAATCATTTATTTGTTTTGCTATTTGTCCTTCACCACGCATCCTAACTCCGAATCGACTTTCGTTTAAAGTGCCTCCATGGCAATTTTCAATTTGATGTAGCACTTTGTCTGCTTTATCAGGCAATGTTTTATGAATCCAATCTGTGAAAATTTCGCCAATTGCGCCATTTAACCTCACAATGGTATGCGCTATACTCAAAGCACCTGCTTCAGATACTGCTTTTGCCATCGGCAAAATTTCATGACTATTTATCGATGGGATTATTGGCGCCAACATCACATTTACAGGAATTCCATTCTCTGATAATTTTTTTACTGTTGTAATACGTTTTTTAATAGTGGTAGTTCTTGGCTCTAAAATTCTACGTGTCTCTTCAGATAATGAAGTAATAGACATATTTACTCCTACTAAATTATCTTTAGCTAAAGCTTTTAAAATTTCTAAATCTCGTAAAATCAACGCATTTTTTGTAATAATACCAACGGGATGCTTATATTTTAAAAAGATTTCCAAACATTGTCTAGTAATTTCAAATTGCTTTTCGGCTGGTTGATAACAATCCGTATTTCCTGAAAGAACAATAGCATGAGCCTTCCAGCTTTTCTTTTTGAGTAACTGCTCCAATAATTTTGGAGCATCTTTTTTTACTAAAATGCGTCGTTCAAAATCGAGTCCTGCACTAAACCCCCAAAACTCATGACTATTTCGTGCGTAGCAATACACACAACCATGCTCACAGCCTTGATAAGGATTCATAGAATACATCATTCCAACATCTGGACTTGTGACTTTATTTACAATAGTTTTTGGAAATACAGGAAGGTATAGCGTTTTATTTTTATCAGGTTCTTCGCCTTCTTTGTGGCAAAATTCTAAAAAATCGTCACGTTGTTCGTGGCTTAATTCGAAGAAACGGTTGGGTACATTTAATTGTGCACCACGTCCTTTTAAGGTTGACTTGGGGTTCATAATAATTAAAATAAAGTTGAATACTATGGTAAGTAGCTCTTTAAAATTAACTATTATTTAAATATGAAAATGTTAAAAGAGAATTGATTATTAACAAACGTGATTTCCAGAGATAAAAACAATTTATTCTCCCGGGAAATCAGCTTTACGCTTTTCTAAAAATGCAGTTGTGCCTTCTACAAAATCGTCTGTTCCAAAGCAATTTCCGAATTCTTCAATTTCAGATTCATATCCGTTCACACCATCTTTAAAACCAGCATTAATTGCTCGAATTCCTGCACTAATGGCTACTGGTGAATTGCGCATGATTTTTGAAGCCAAACTTTCACAAAATGGCAACAATTCTTCTTGTACTTTAACGTGATTTATCAATCCATAGCTTAGTGCTTGATTAGCGTCTATCATTCCTGCTGTCATTATCATTTCCATAGCTCTACCTTTTCCAACCAATTGTGGTAAACGTTGTGTGCCTCCATAACCAGGGATAACGCCTAAGGAAACTTCTGGTAATCCCATTTTCGCATTAGTGCTTGCAACTCTAAAGTGACACGACATTGCAAGTTCCAATCCACCTCCAAGCGCAAAACCGTTAACTGCTCCAATAACTGGTTTACTGAAATTTTCGATGTAATCGAATAGTTTTTTTTGTCCTTGTGCCGCAAGATTGCTACCTTCTGCAATACTATAATCGGCAAATTCGCTAATATCTGCTCCTGCAACAAATGCTTTTTCACCACTTCCTGTAATAATAATTACTTTAGATGAATTATCATTTTTAATACTACTTAAGGCATTATGCAATTCTTCAATAGTTACTCTATTAAGTGCATTTAATTTATTCGGTCTATTTATGGTAATAGTTGCTATGCCATTGCTTTTATCGACTAATATATTTTCAAATGTCATATTGTTGTAAATTATTTAGGAAAGCTCACTTTAAATGTCGTGCCTTCATTTTCTTTAGTTGCAAAAGTAATGCTTCCGTTATAGTTTTCAATAATGTTTTTTATCATAGGTAACCCTAATCCCATACCACTTGTTTTAGTAGTAAACTTGGGTTCAAATACTTTTGATTTGTTTTCGTCTGAAACACCATTACCATTATCTTGTACAGTTAAAATCACATTATTATCTTCGGAATATACTTTAACGGTAATTTTAGGTGTTTTGTTTTTCGGAATAGCTTGTATCGCATTTTTTACCAAATTTGTAACTACTCTAATGAGTTGCGTCCTATCGAATGTTGCAATAATTTCTTTCTGTTCAGGGATAAAAGTTATATAGTTTTCAGCAAAAATATCTAAGGCCAGATCAACAACTTCAACCACATTAAGCTCTTCATTTTTTTGAGCTGGCATTTTCGCGAAATTTGAAAACGCTGAGGCTATAGAACTCATCGTA is from Pontimicrobium sp. SW4 and encodes:
- a CDS encoding TerB family tellurite resistance protein, whose amino-acid sequence is MSVSKWIGASLGWSFGGPIGAIIGLALGSIVDGLAGNKSSPLLGERQSSSQRTYRTRPQRRPQTQSGDFEVSLLVLASIIIKADDHQDQRELDFVRQQFTSMYGKERANNAFRLFKNISKQEISTRQVCTQIRQMMDHPSRLQLLHFLFGIAKADTHVTENEIRQIYTISGYLGISSKDFESIKAMFFNITENAYKILEIDKSATVDEIKKAYRKMAKKYHPDRVIHLGEEHQKGAEEKFRQVQEAYEQLQKERRF
- a CDS encoding PA0069 family radical SAM protein; protein product: MNPKSTLKGRGAQLNVPNRFFELSHEQRDDFLEFCHKEGEEPDKNKTLYLPVFPKTIVNKVTSPDVGMMYSMNPYQGCEHGCVYCYARNSHEFWGFSAGLDFERRILVKKDAPKLLEQLLKKKSWKAHAIVLSGNTDCYQPAEKQFEITRQCLEIFLKYKHPVGIITKNALILRDLEILKALAKDNLVGVNMSITSLSEETRRILEPRTTTIKKRITTVKKLSENGIPVNVMLAPIIPSINSHEILPMAKAVSEAGALSIAHTIVRLNGAIGEIFTDWIHKTLPDKADKVLHQIENCHGGTLNESRFGVRMRGEGQIAKQINDLVHLARHKYFKGKRMPRLNTELHEPYKVGQMKLF
- a CDS encoding lysophospholipid acyltransferase family protein, which codes for MIKLLAYPLTLIYAFFFFLTLIVFHPIQWFAFNVLGYQAHKRVVICLQFWLMRCLNILGTRFTFANPYKIESNQPLIIVANHQSMYDISPLMWYMRKYHPKFISKKELGKGIPSVSYNLRHGGSVLIDRKKPFESITAIENFAKRVEKNNWSSVIFPEGTRSKTGKPRPFKTKGLATLFNNMPNALVVPISINNSWKMLRYGKFPMGLGAHITFKVHQPLRVSDFEHDELINLIEQTIIKDIHYDK
- a CDS encoding BrxA/BrxB family bacilliredoxin → MYPAELVKPMREDLTNVGFEELHTVEAVESALTKEGTTLVVVNSVCGCAAANARPGARQSLQNAKRPDHLVTVFAGVDREATDKAREFMIPFPPSSPCMALFKDGELVHMLERHHIEGRPAEMIAENLVDAYNSHC
- a CDS encoding GNAT family N-acetyltransferase, with product MEHDKFTFKIVEGIPSKKLLQEILIVYKSIFEDYKLDFFKERIHKKEDILMILCYQQKQLLGFKIGYRYNDITFYSWVGGVLPENRENGIAKQLAQLQEQKAIEKGYQTLRTKSMNRFKPMMILNLKNGFDITNIYTNEVGQTKIVFEKTL
- a CDS encoding HD domain-containing protein; its protein translation is MTNNEAVIKATKDYVRTTLKNAEGGHDWFHTLRVYNNSLLISKGENVDTLVVALGALLHDIADSKFYNGDDTIGPKMAREFLFKHNVDSLVMEHVIKIIENISFNKSLEKGDKFTSPELDVIQDADRLDAIGAIGIARCFNYGGFKNRKIFDPSIKPNMKMTKEEYKKSTAPTINHFYEKLLLLSDKMNTKTGKRIAKQRHQFMELYLDQFYAEWDGTR
- a CDS encoding enoyl-CoA hydratase-related protein, which gives rise to MTFENILVDKSNGIATITINRPNKLNALNRVTIEELHNALSSIKNDNSSKVIIITGSGEKAFVAGADISEFADYSIAEGSNLAAQGQKKLFDYIENFSKPVIGAVNGFALGGGLELAMSCHFRVASTNAKMGLPEVSLGVIPGYGGTQRLPQLVGKGRAMEMIMTAGMIDANQALSYGLINHVKVQEELLPFCESLASKIMRNSPVAISAGIRAINAGFKDGVNGYESEIEEFGNCFGTDDFVEGTTAFLEKRKADFPGE